One Micromonospora eburnea genomic region harbors:
- a CDS encoding serine hydrolase domain-containing protein gives MTRQDLPLGRRSVLGLMSAVPVAAMASPTRSASASASTASSLRPGGEFDRFVADLAAQDQFSGTVLLVNKNRTVLSRSYGMADKQKEIRNGPDTIYALASVTKMFTAVAILQLVQRGKVALTEKLGTYLDGFPADVADKVTVHQLLTHTSGLGDYVQIDGFFDEAATWTSAEQVMDGTLGYVRRDTLRFAPGSAHGYSNSGYHLLGTIVAQVSGQSYFDYVRDHVFAAAGMPRSDFYTLPQWKSDKRIAHPYVTQPSGQRTDAVDGYTFIGSPATNAFASASDLVRFTRALQGRELLDSIHTELLISPKFPVPPPPPIPGAAPLPPMFETYGPSWKLVGDRCTAGHIGASPGVTASVEWYPPTDWVAVKLSNYDAQASTRIDSLSRELILRH, from the coding sequence ATGACGCGACAAGACCTACCGCTGGGCCGCCGTTCCGTGCTCGGACTGATGAGCGCCGTACCGGTGGCGGCCATGGCCTCCCCCACCAGATCCGCATCGGCATCGGCATCGACGGCTTCTTCGCTACGACCGGGTGGCGAGTTCGACCGATTTGTAGCAGATCTGGCCGCCCAGGACCAGTTCTCCGGCACCGTCCTGCTGGTGAACAAGAACCGCACGGTGCTGTCCCGGTCGTACGGCATGGCGGACAAGCAGAAAGAGATCCGCAACGGGCCGGACACCATCTACGCGCTCGCCTCGGTCACCAAGATGTTCACCGCCGTCGCGATCCTTCAGCTCGTCCAGCGGGGCAAGGTGGCGCTCACCGAGAAGCTGGGCACCTATCTCGATGGCTTCCCCGCCGACGTGGCCGACAAGGTCACGGTCCACCAACTCCTGACCCACACCTCCGGCCTTGGCGACTACGTGCAGATCGACGGCTTCTTCGACGAAGCCGCCACCTGGACCAGCGCCGAGCAGGTCATGGACGGCACGCTCGGATACGTACGCCGGGACACGTTGAGGTTCGCTCCCGGCAGCGCCCACGGGTACAGCAACTCCGGCTACCACCTCCTCGGCACGATCGTGGCGCAGGTCTCCGGTCAGTCCTACTTCGACTACGTACGCGACCACGTCTTCGCCGCGGCCGGCATGCCCCGCTCCGACTTCTACACCCTGCCGCAGTGGAAAAGCGACAAGCGCATCGCCCACCCGTACGTCACGCAACCGTCAGGACAGCGGACCGACGCGGTCGACGGATACACCTTCATCGGTTCACCCGCCACCAACGCCTTCGCCAGCGCGTCGGATCTGGTCCGCTTCACCCGCGCACTCCAGGGCCGCGAACTGCTCGACTCCATCCACACGGAGCTGCTCATCAGCCCGAAGTTTCCCGTGCCGCCCCCGCCGCCGATCCCCGGCGCCGCTCCCCTCCCGCCGATGTTCGAGACATACGGCCCGAGCTGGAAACTCGTCGGCGACCGCTGCACCGCCGGCCACATCGGTGCCTCTCCCGGTGTGACGGCCAGCGTGGAGTGGTACCCGCCCACCGACTGGGTCGCGGTGAAGCTCAGCAACTACGACGCCCAGGCCAGCACGCGCATCGACAGCCTTTCACGCGAACTCATCCTGCGGCACTAG
- the dxr gene encoding 1-deoxy-D-xylulose-5-phosphate reductoisomerase — protein sequence MTSPRDLVLLGSTGSIGTQAIDIVRRNPDRFRVVALGAGGGNVELLAAQALELDVEVVGVARASAAQDLQLAFYAEASRRGWATGDFKLPKIVAGPDAMTELAGWPCDVVLNGVVGSLGLAPTLAALRAGRTLALANKESLVAGGPLVKAAVTRPGQIVPVDSEHSALAQCLRGGTRGEVRRLVLTASGGPFRGRRRDELTEVTPEQALAHPTWNMGPVVTINSATMVNKALEVIEAHELFDVPYADIEVMVHPQSVIHSMVEFADGSTLAQASPPDMRLPIALGLGWPERVPGAAAAVDWTKAHTWEFFPLDDAAFPAVALAKAAGETGRCRPAIYNAANEECVAAFVAGRLPFLGIVDTLRRVLDGAPDFDEPGTVEDVLAAESWARAYAQEIIAASVEGA from the coding sequence GTGACATCTCCCCGAGACCTAGTCCTGCTCGGCTCGACCGGCTCGATCGGTACCCAGGCCATCGACATCGTCCGGCGTAATCCGGACCGGTTCCGGGTGGTGGCGCTCGGCGCCGGTGGCGGCAACGTGGAGCTGCTCGCCGCCCAGGCCCTCGAACTCGACGTCGAGGTGGTCGGCGTGGCCAGGGCGTCCGCCGCCCAGGATCTCCAGCTCGCGTTCTACGCCGAGGCGAGCCGGCGCGGCTGGGCCACCGGCGACTTCAAGCTGCCCAAGATCGTGGCCGGGCCGGACGCGATGACCGAGCTGGCCGGGTGGCCGTGCGACGTGGTGCTCAACGGTGTCGTCGGCTCGCTCGGGCTGGCGCCGACGCTGGCCGCGCTGCGCGCCGGACGTACCCTCGCCCTGGCGAACAAGGAGTCGCTGGTGGCCGGCGGCCCGCTGGTCAAGGCCGCGGTGACACGGCCGGGGCAGATCGTCCCGGTCGACTCCGAGCACTCGGCGCTGGCGCAGTGCCTGCGGGGCGGCACCCGGGGGGAGGTGCGCCGGCTGGTCCTGACCGCCAGCGGCGGGCCGTTCCGGGGCCGGCGCCGGGACGAGTTGACCGAGGTCACGCCGGAGCAGGCCCTGGCCCACCCGACCTGGAACATGGGGCCGGTGGTCACGATCAACTCCGCCACGATGGTCAACAAGGCGCTTGAGGTGATCGAGGCGCACGAGCTGTTCGACGTGCCGTACGCCGACATCGAGGTGATGGTCCACCCGCAGTCGGTGATCCACTCGATGGTCGAGTTCGCCGACGGCTCCACCCTCGCCCAGGCCAGCCCGCCGGACATGCGGCTGCCCATCGCCCTCGGCCTCGGCTGGCCGGAGCGGGTGCCCGGGGCCGCCGCCGCGGTCGACTGGACGAAGGCACACACCTGGGAGTTCTTCCCGCTCGACGACGCCGCCTTCCCGGCGGTCGCCCTGGCCAAGGCGGCCGGGGAGACCGGGCGCTGCCGGCCGGCCATCTACAACGCGGCGAACGAGGAGTGCGTGGCCGCGTTCGTCGCCGGGCGGCTGCCGTTCCTCGGCATCGTCGACACCCTGCGGCGTGTGCTGGACGGCGCTCCCGACTTCGACGAACCAGGTACCGTCGAGGACGTGCTCGCCGCCGAATCGTGGGCACGGGCGTACGCCCAGGAGATTATCGCCGCTTCGGTGGAAGGAGCTTGA